From Nocardioides daedukensis, the proteins below share one genomic window:
- a CDS encoding CoA transferase: MTHTTWTTKAPDQEIGSGDASRRPRARSGPLAGIKVADFCWMGVGAVATRLLADFGAEVIKIENRKRLDMPRRLPIYKGEVRSYGAEDPNPDPNKGGLFNNYSRNKLGITVDMADPRGRELVLELIDHCGVVTENFAPGVMERWNLTYPELREIRDDVIFARMSGYGHSGPQAHYRSYGPVVQAVSGLSFNSGLPGREPSGWGQSYMDNQAAYYNSAGLLLAIYQRMLTGQGTEVDVSAVEAGIGLLGSDLLDTVVNDRPSRREDYPRGNRLEHPTAAPHGVYPAAGDDQWIAIAVFKDQEWKTLRTVMSDPAWAGEARFATAADRVANADELDAALSAWTRDRDKHDLMHLLQGAGITAGAVQNSRDLAEHDPQIAARGTFFELDHPVIGPALFEGFPGQFGTSKPDHWRSAPLLGEDNDYVFGELLGRDRATLDRLSAEGVI; this comes from the coding sequence GTGACGCACACCACGTGGACAACCAAGGCTCCTGATCAGGAGATCGGGTCCGGCGACGCCTCCCGGCGGCCACGGGCGCGCTCCGGGCCACTGGCCGGGATCAAGGTCGCCGACTTCTGCTGGATGGGAGTCGGGGCCGTCGCGACGCGCCTGCTCGCCGACTTCGGGGCCGAGGTCATCAAGATCGAGAACCGCAAGCGCCTCGACATGCCGCGCCGTCTGCCGATCTACAAGGGCGAGGTGCGCTCCTACGGCGCCGAGGACCCGAACCCGGATCCGAACAAGGGTGGGTTGTTCAACAACTACTCGCGCAACAAGCTGGGCATCACGGTCGACATGGCAGACCCACGTGGTCGCGAGCTCGTCCTCGAACTCATCGATCACTGCGGCGTCGTCACCGAGAACTTCGCGCCGGGGGTCATGGAGCGGTGGAACCTGACCTATCCCGAGCTCCGCGAGATCCGTGACGACGTGATCTTTGCCCGCATGAGCGGCTACGGACACTCCGGACCGCAGGCGCACTACCGCAGCTATGGGCCTGTGGTGCAGGCCGTGAGCGGACTCTCGTTCAACAGCGGCCTCCCCGGCCGCGAGCCGTCCGGCTGGGGCCAGTCCTACATGGACAACCAGGCGGCCTACTACAACTCGGCTGGCCTGCTGCTCGCGATCTATCAGCGGATGCTGACCGGACAGGGCACCGAGGTCGACGTATCGGCCGTCGAGGCCGGGATCGGACTGCTCGGCTCTGACCTGCTCGACACGGTCGTGAACGACCGTCCGAGTCGCCGCGAGGACTATCCGCGGGGCAACCGGCTCGAACATCCCACCGCGGCCCCCCACGGCGTCTATCCCGCAGCGGGCGACGACCAGTGGATAGCCATTGCGGTGTTCAAGGACCAGGAGTGGAAGACGCTGCGCACGGTCATGTCTGACCCTGCGTGGGCCGGCGAGGCGCGCTTTGCGACTGCTGCCGACCGAGTGGCCAACGCCGACGAGCTCGATGCAGCGCTGTCGGCCTGGACCAGGGACCGTGACAAGCACGACCTCATGCACCTGCTGCAGGGCGCGGGCATCACCGCCGGCGCCGTACAGAACTCGCGTGATCTCGCCGAGCACGACCCGCAGATCGCGGCACGTGGCACGTTCTTCGAGCTCGACCACCCGGTCATCGGCCCCGCGCTGTTCGAGGGCTTTCCCGGCCAGTTCGGGACCTCGAAGCCCGACCACTGGCGTTCGGCCCCCCTGCTCGGTGAGGACAACGACTATGTCTTCGGTGAGCTGCTGGGACGTGACCGGGCGACGCTGGACCGGCTGTCGGCGGAAGGGGTCATCTGA
- a CDS encoding CaiB/BaiF CoA transferase family protein, with translation MTGARVMNGASPLASLTVVELAQSPAGEQTGKCIADLGAHVQKVEPPGGVASRHTGPWAHGQEDPDQSLEFWAYNSSKNSRVIDGSSEEDRLRFAELLADAQVLIVEDRGWLLELGVDLDELLVQRPDLIVVSVTPFGLTGPWKDYRTSDLVALAAGGTLNSCGYDDHSIPPIRPGGNQGFQLGASFSWCGLLLALIERERTGRGQLVDVSVHESNAVSGELANPYWFYPKAIVQRQTCRHAQPEPTQPALFECGDGNYVYFALILAEHKAWKSLLGWMTDLDMAADLTDPAYDEIAHRQQQFSHIQELIEVFFLIQDADTIYHEGQRRGLPIGRLNAFEDLPHDVHLQERGFFVDLPTPDGDTVTYPGLPYRFTSFQTAPGRPPRLGEHDEPARSAHSGGADHG, from the coding sequence ATGACGGGCGCACGGGTGATGAACGGCGCGAGCCCGCTCGCGAGCCTCACCGTCGTCGAACTGGCGCAGAGCCCGGCCGGTGAGCAGACCGGGAAGTGCATTGCCGATCTGGGCGCTCACGTCCAGAAGGTCGAACCCCCTGGCGGCGTCGCGAGCCGACACACGGGCCCTTGGGCGCACGGACAGGAGGACCCTGACCAGAGCCTCGAGTTCTGGGCCTACAACTCCAGCAAGAACAGCCGAGTCATCGATGGATCCTCCGAGGAGGATCGTCTCCGGTTCGCCGAGCTCCTTGCGGACGCCCAGGTCCTGATCGTCGAGGACCGCGGGTGGCTGCTGGAGCTGGGTGTGGACCTCGACGAGCTCCTGGTCCAGCGTCCCGACCTCATCGTCGTGTCGGTGACGCCCTTCGGTCTCACTGGGCCGTGGAAGGACTACCGGACCAGCGACCTCGTCGCCCTGGCCGCGGGCGGGACGCTCAACAGCTGCGGGTATGACGACCACTCGATCCCGCCCATCCGGCCCGGGGGCAACCAGGGCTTCCAGCTCGGGGCGAGCTTCAGCTGGTGCGGCCTCCTGCTGGCGCTCATCGAGCGTGAGCGCACGGGACGCGGCCAGCTGGTCGATGTCTCGGTGCACGAGTCGAACGCCGTGAGCGGTGAACTCGCGAACCCCTACTGGTTCTATCCCAAGGCCATCGTGCAGCGGCAGACCTGCCGCCACGCGCAACCGGAGCCGACGCAGCCGGCGCTCTTCGAGTGCGGCGACGGGAACTACGTCTACTTCGCGCTCATCCTGGCCGAGCACAAAGCCTGGAAAAGTCTGCTCGGGTGGATGACCGATCTCGACATGGCCGCCGACCTGACTGACCCGGCGTACGACGAGATCGCCCACCGGCAGCAACAGTTCAGCCACATCCAGGAGCTGATCGAGGTCTTCTTCCTCATCCAGGACGCCGACACGATCTATCACGAGGGACAGCGTCGCGGACTGCCGATCGGCCGGCTCAACGCCTTCGAGGACCTGCCGCACGACGTGCACCTGCAGGAGCGAGGCTTCTTCGTCGACCTGCCGACTCCCGACGGTGACACCGTGACCTACCCGGGCCTTCCCTACCGCTTCACCTCGTTCCAGACCGCTCCCGGACGACCTCCACGACTGGGTGAGCACGACGAGCCTGCACGTTCGGCTCACTCGGGCGGAGCCGACCATGGCTGA
- a CDS encoding thiolase C-terminal domain-containing protein has protein sequence MADASWVPGACSIVGIGTTDFSKASGRSPLTLAAQASLAALADAGIDRRDVDGIVRCDMDLVAPPALADSLGVRDLTYWGEAGPGGSGPAAMVGQAVAAIRAGLASTVVVFRSLNGRSGNRYGLVGERGAVGGDGSYDEFFLPFGMQTPGQFFAVVARRYAHEHGLSIDELSHGLGSIALAARAHANSNPDAQFFDRAMTRDDYLASRMLSDPLRLFDFCLETDGAAAVVVTTTERARDLAGSAVPILSVAQGTGHGVQPGQMFPALLRPSTTSWPSAAAAPTLFGRAGVSASDIDVAQIYDCFTITALIQLEDYGFAPRGTAAGLTDADLSVGGVLPLNTSGGHLSEGYIHGMNHVVEGVRQIRGTSTNQVAGAELSLVTSAPPPGASALILGADR, from the coding sequence ATGGCTGACGCGTCGTGGGTGCCGGGTGCGTGCTCGATCGTGGGGATCGGCACGACTGACTTCTCGAAGGCCTCCGGCCGCTCGCCCCTGACCCTCGCAGCCCAGGCCAGTCTGGCCGCGCTGGCCGACGCCGGCATCGATCGGCGAGACGTCGACGGCATCGTGCGTTGTGACATGGATCTGGTCGCGCCGCCGGCTCTGGCGGACTCGCTCGGCGTCCGCGACCTCACCTACTGGGGCGAGGCCGGGCCTGGCGGATCCGGTCCGGCGGCCATGGTGGGGCAGGCGGTCGCTGCGATCCGGGCCGGTCTGGCCTCGACGGTCGTGGTCTTCCGGTCGCTCAACGGACGCTCGGGCAACAGGTACGGCCTGGTCGGGGAGCGTGGCGCGGTTGGCGGTGACGGAAGCTATGACGAGTTCTTCCTGCCGTTCGGCATGCAGACGCCCGGGCAGTTCTTCGCGGTCGTTGCCCGCCGCTACGCCCACGAGCACGGACTGTCCATCGATGAGCTGTCCCACGGTCTCGGCTCGATCGCGCTGGCGGCCCGGGCCCACGCCAACAGCAACCCGGATGCCCAGTTCTTCGACCGCGCGATGACGCGGGACGACTACCTGGCCTCGCGCATGCTCTCCGACCCGTTGCGGCTCTTCGACTTCTGCCTGGAGACCGATGGCGCAGCGGCCGTTGTGGTGACGACCACCGAGCGCGCTCGCGACCTCGCCGGTTCCGCGGTGCCGATCCTGTCGGTCGCGCAGGGCACCGGGCACGGGGTCCAGCCGGGTCAGATGTTCCCGGCTCTGCTGCGCCCCTCCACGACCTCATGGCCCTCGGCCGCCGCGGCACCGACCCTGTTCGGACGAGCTGGCGTCTCCGCGAGCGACATCGACGTCGCACAGATCTATGACTGCTTCACCATCACGGCCCTGATCCAGCTCGAGGACTACGGCTTCGCCCCGCGCGGGACGGCGGCTGGCCTCACTGATGCCGATCTGTCGGTCGGTGGAGTCCTGCCTCTGAACACCAGCGGCGGCCACCTCTCGGAGGGCTACATCCACGGCATGAACCACGTCGTCGAGGGTGTTCGGCAGATCCGTGGCACCTCGACGAACCAGGTCGCAGGAGCCGAGCTGAGCCTGGTCACCTCCGCACCGCCGCCGGGCGCCAGCGCCCTCATCCTGGGAGCCGACCGATGA
- a CDS encoding Zn-ribbon domain-containing OB-fold protein — protein MTDPTAPLLPVTDDVDTGGFFLAAARGELAIRICSECRADLHLPRECCPHCGAFSREWRPVSGTGTLYSWTVVHHQVHPAFPVPYTVVLVEVDDTDGVRLVSRIAGCPDLEVGQPMEVWFEQVGDVTLPQWRPTATQEESA, from the coding sequence ATGACCGACCCCACCGCCCCGCTCCTGCCGGTCACCGACGACGTCGACACCGGTGGCTTCTTCCTCGCTGCGGCCCGCGGCGAGCTGGCGATCAGGATCTGCAGCGAGTGCCGTGCCGACCTGCACCTGCCCCGGGAGTGCTGCCCCCACTGTGGGGCGTTCTCCCGCGAATGGCGTCCGGTGAGCGGGACCGGGACGCTCTACAGCTGGACCGTGGTCCACCACCAGGTCCACCCCGCGTTCCCCGTGCCCTACACGGTGGTGCTGGTCGAGGTCGACGACACCGACGGGGTCCGGCTGGTCAGTCGGATCGCCGGGTGCCCCGACCTCGAGGTGGGCCAACCCATGGAGGTCTGGTTCGAGCAGGTCGGCGACGTCACCCTCCCGCAGTGGCGCCCGACCGCGACGCAGGAGGAGAGCGCATGA
- a CDS encoding Zn-ribbon domain-containing OB-fold protein, whose amino-acid sequence MTTTTTPRWVDESLVVDPAAGDAVELAGARCPACATTTFPYQVGCPRCGGDSMEHIGLPTRGTLWSYTVQYFEPKPPYRGLTPFEPYGVGYVDLGGVCVESRLTVNDPGAMSLGMPVELVVITAFLDEGQPVLTFAFAPREDSTP is encoded by the coding sequence ATGACGACGACCACCACCCCCCGATGGGTCGATGAGAGTCTCGTCGTCGACCCCGCAGCCGGCGACGCCGTGGAGCTGGCCGGAGCCCGGTGTCCAGCGTGTGCCACGACGACCTTCCCCTACCAGGTCGGATGCCCGCGCTGCGGCGGTGACTCCATGGAGCACATCGGGCTGCCCACGCGGGGAACGTTGTGGTCCTACACCGTGCAGTACTTCGAGCCGAAGCCTCCCTACCGCGGGCTCACGCCGTTCGAGCCGTACGGCGTCGGGTACGTCGACCTCGGCGGCGTGTGCGTCGAGTCCCGGCTGACGGTCAACGATCCCGGCGCGATGTCGCTCGGCATGCCCGTCGAACTCGTGGTCATCACGGCGTTCCTGGACGAGGGCCAGCCGGTCCTGACCTTCGCGTTCGCACCTCGAGAGGACTCGACACCATGA
- a CDS encoding thiolase family protein, translated as MSTDVAIVGIGIHPFGRTEGVSGRAQGAFAARQALADAGVQWSDIQFAYGGSHAAGDADSLVSDLGLTGAPFINVHNGCGTGGSALISARSALLSGQYDLGMVVGFDKHPRGAFATKPSSLGIGDWYGETGMMITTQFFAQKIVRYMEQHDIGQETLAAVAEKSFSLGAANPNAWRRTPMSRQQILDAPMVNWPLTQYMFCSPGEGGVALVLARGEVAHKYTANPIYLRSAEFRSRRFGSFEVFSPWTTPETLSGPTGDASAAAFAAAGIGPEDVDVAQIQDTESGAELMHMAETGLCAHGEQEKLILTGQTRPDGSLPINTDGGVIANGEPIGATGLRQVFESVLQLRGDAGDRQVPGRPKTGFTHVYGAPGISACTVLSR; from the coding sequence ATGAGCACAGACGTCGCGATCGTGGGGATCGGCATTCATCCGTTCGGCCGTACCGAAGGTGTGAGCGGACGCGCACAGGGTGCCTTCGCTGCCCGGCAGGCTCTCGCCGATGCCGGCGTGCAGTGGTCCGACATCCAGTTCGCCTACGGCGGCAGCCATGCGGCTGGCGACGCGGACTCGCTCGTGTCAGATCTGGGCCTCACGGGTGCCCCGTTCATCAACGTCCACAACGGCTGCGGGACCGGCGGCTCGGCACTCATCTCGGCGCGGAGCGCCCTCCTGTCCGGCCAGTACGACCTCGGCATGGTGGTCGGCTTCGACAAGCACCCACGCGGTGCGTTCGCCACCAAGCCGTCGAGCCTCGGCATCGGTGACTGGTACGGCGAGACCGGGATGATGATCACCACGCAGTTCTTCGCCCAGAAGATCGTCCGCTACATGGAGCAGCACGACATCGGCCAGGAGACCCTGGCGGCGGTGGCGGAGAAGTCGTTCTCGCTGGGGGCGGCCAACCCCAACGCCTGGCGGCGTACGCCCATGTCGCGCCAGCAGATCCTCGATGCCCCGATGGTCAACTGGCCGCTGACGCAATACATGTTCTGCTCCCCCGGCGAAGGGGGCGTCGCCCTCGTGCTCGCCCGCGGAGAGGTGGCACACAAGTACACCGCGAACCCGATCTACCTGCGGTCGGCGGAGTTCCGCTCGCGCAGGTTCGGCTCCTTCGAGGTGTTCAGCCCCTGGACAACGCCGGAGACCCTGTCGGGGCCGACCGGCGACGCCTCGGCTGCAGCCTTCGCGGCGGCCGGCATCGGGCCCGAGGACGTCGACGTCGCACAGATCCAGGACACCGAGTCCGGGGCCGAGCTCATGCACATGGCGGAGACAGGGCTCTGTGCACACGGGGAGCAGGAGAAGCTGATCCTGACCGGGCAGACACGCCCGGACGGCTCCTTGCCCATCAACACGGACGGCGGCGTGATCGCCAACGGGGAGCCCATCGGTGCGACGGGTCTGCGACAGGTCTTCGAGTCCGTCCTTCAGTTGCGCGGTGACGCGGGTGACCGTCAGGTCCCCGGCCGCCCCAAGACCGGTTTCACGCACGTGTACGGCGCACCGGGCATCAGCGCCTGCACCGTGCTCAG